A section of the Deinococcus sedimenti genome encodes:
- the lpdA gene encoding dihydrolipoyl dehydrogenase codes for MTKSYDYDVLVIGAGPGGYHAAIRAAQLGLKVACAEREKVGGVCLNVGCIPTKALLHAGEMVAASRHAADFGLTFSEQRMDIAKLNGWKDGIVKKLTGGVGALFKANKVTHLTGQASFVDDHTVKVGDQTVTAGSIIIATGSEPAKLPGLDVDQETIVDSTGALVMPDPVPARMLCVGGGVIGFEFAHVYNNMGSKVKVIEFMPSVVPGADADAVKEFSKAMKKQGIEIAVQTKANKAEKKADGIHVELEDVKTGTKTVEVYDRVLVAVGRRPRTDGLNAQNAGVTVTDRGFIPADRQQRTNVPHIYSIGDVASNPMLAHKAMKEGLVAAEVIAGKPAEQDAVAIPGVVYTSPELAWVGLTEQEAKDKGYEVKTGNFPFSASGRAMTLQQTDGFVKMVVEKDTDLLLGVHIVGPHASDLLGEAGLALEMAATASDIALTIHAHPTLGESVLEAAEAVHKQAIHIMNR; via the coding sequence TATGACTACGACGTGCTCGTGATCGGCGCGGGGCCGGGCGGGTATCACGCGGCGATCCGCGCGGCGCAGCTGGGCCTGAAGGTCGCGTGCGCCGAGCGGGAGAAGGTGGGCGGCGTGTGCCTGAACGTGGGTTGCATTCCCACGAAGGCGCTGCTGCACGCCGGTGAGATGGTGGCGGCGTCGCGGCACGCGGCGGACTTCGGCCTGACGTTCAGCGAGCAGCGGATGGACATCGCGAAGCTGAACGGCTGGAAGGACGGCATCGTGAAGAAACTGACGGGCGGGGTGGGCGCGCTGTTCAAGGCGAACAAGGTCACGCACCTGACCGGGCAGGCCAGCTTCGTGGACGATCACACCGTGAAGGTCGGGGATCAGACGGTCACGGCGGGCAGCATCATCATCGCGACCGGCAGCGAACCGGCGAAACTGCCGGGCCTGGACGTGGATCAGGAGACCATCGTGGACAGCACGGGCGCGCTAGTCATGCCGGACCCGGTGCCCGCGCGGATGCTGTGCGTGGGCGGCGGCGTGATCGGCTTCGAGTTCGCGCACGTGTACAACAACATGGGCAGCAAGGTGAAAGTCATCGAGTTCATGCCCAGCGTCGTGCCCGGCGCGGACGCGGACGCCGTGAAGGAATTCAGCAAGGCCATGAAGAAGCAGGGCATCGAGATCGCCGTGCAGACCAAAGCCAATAAAGCCGAGAAGAAAGCCGACGGCATTCACGTGGAGCTGGAGGACGTGAAGACCGGCACGAAGACCGTGGAGGTCTACGACCGCGTGCTGGTCGCCGTGGGCCGCCGCCCCCGCACCGACGGCCTGAACGCCCAGAACGCGGGCGTGACCGTCACAGACCGGGGCTTCATCCCGGCGGACAGGCAGCAGCGCACGAACGTCCCGCACATCTACTCCATCGGGGACGTCGCCAGTAACCCCATGCTGGCCCACAAGGCCATGAAGGAAGGTCTGGTCGCGGCCGAGGTGATCGCCGGGAAACCCGCCGAGCAGGACGCCGTCGCCATTCCCGGCGTGGTGTACACCAGCCCGGAACTGGCCTGGGTGGGCCTGACCGAGCAGGAAGCGAAGGACAAGGGGTACGAGGTGAAGACCGGGAACTTCCCGTTCAGCGCGTCGGGCCGCGCCATGACCCTCCAGCAGACCGACGGCTTCGTGAAGATGGTCGTCGAGAAGGACACGGACCTGCTGCTGGGCGTGCACATCGTCGGGCCGCACGCCAGCGACCTGCTGGGCGAGGCGGGGCTGGCGCTGGAGATGGCCGCGACCGCCAGTGACATCGCCCTGACCATCCACGCACACCCGACCCTGGGTGAAAGCGTGCTGGAGGCCGCCGAGGCGGTGCACAAGCAGGCGATTCACATCATGAACAGGTAA